TCCCTCTGCCAGATTACTCGGAATCGAAATCGCTGCCCGACGCATCTGTGAAGAAAGAACATACTCTTCTGATTTAGGAAACGTCTGCGTTGACCGGTAGATTTCCCGTACCAGCTCCATTGATTTCTTCCATACTTCCAGTTTTCTATGCGGCCGAGTTCCCACTTCTTGTCAGTAAAATGTGAATTGTCAAATGTGAAATGTTTCGGATTTACACCAACATCCTATTACCCAAAGGATATTTGCTTTTTACTTTTCACAGCTCACTTTTTACTTTTCACAGCCCTTAATCAAGTGCATACTGATTCAGCCAATCTTCCCGTTCCTGCCACTCGGGCTGTTCCTCTTTATTGAACAGATAATCGCCGATTACCAGCCAGTCCATTTCGGTGCGCATGAAACAGCGGTAGGCATCTTGGGGCGTACAGACAATCGGTTCGCCGCGGACATTGAAGCTGGTGTTGACCACCAGGCCATAGCCGGTCAACTTCTTGAAAGCGGAGATCAGCTGCCAGTAGCGCGGATTGGTTTCCTTGTGCACCGTCTGGATCCGGGCCGAGTAGTCGACATGGGTGACGGCCGGGATATCGGACCTCAGGTGGTAGAGCCGCTCATACATGCCTTGCTGCTCAAGTCCGGACACCATGGGATTGCAGCGGTGGCTGCGCACCTGGTCGATGAGCAGCATATAGGGGGATTCTTGCTTTAACTCAAAATAGTCGGCAACATCCTCGAACAGGACCGAGGGAGCAAAAGGACGAAATCCTTCGCGATATTTAATTTTGAGATTGAGCCGCTTCTGCATCTCCGGATGGCGGGGATCGCCCAGGATACTGCGGTTGCCCAGGGCCCGGGGGCCGAACTCCATCCGACCCTGGAACCAGCCGACGATCCGGCCGCCGGCCAACAGGGCGGCCACTTCACGGCACAGGTCATCGAAATCTTCGAAATGTCTTGCCGAAGCGCCATATTTCCGGATCAGTCGCCTGGTATCCAGGGCTGAGAACTCCGGTCCCAGGTAGGCGCCCTGCATCTTGTCCCGGCCCTGATCATCAACAACCCGCTCCGCCCCGTTCCAGGTATGGTGCGCGGCCAGGGCCGCGCCCAGGGCGCCGCCGGCATCGCCGGCCGCCGGCTGAATCCATATTTTTTTAAATATTCCGGAGCGGAGCAGCTTGCCGTTTGCCACGCAGTTCAACGCAACCCCGCCGGCCATCACCAAATTAGAACAATTAGTAAGAGTTCGGGCGGTGTCGGCCAGGCTTAGAATTGTCTCTTCGGTCACCTCCTGGATGGCAAGGGCCATATCCATGTAGGGCTGGGAAAGGTCGCTCTCCGGCTCACGCCGACTCAACCCGAAAAGCTCCGCCCACTTCCGGTCATCACACATGGTGAGACCGGTGGCATAGTCAAAATAATCCATATTGAGCAGCAGACTGCCGTCACTTCGCAAATCCACCAGGCTCGTCAGGATTGCTTGCTTGAAGCCGGCAACCCGGTCGCTGTTTACCCGGCCGTACGGAGCAAGCCCCATCAACTTATACTCGCCGCTGTTTACCTTAAAGCCGCAGTAATAGGTAAAGGCCGAGTAAAGCAGGCCCAGGGAGTGGGGAAAGGGCAACTCCCGCAGCATGGTAATCTCCCGGCCCCGGCCATGGCTGATAGTGGTGGTGGCCCACTCGCCGACCCCGTCAACCGTGAGAATGGCGGCCTCGGAATAGGGCGAGGGATAAAAGGCGCTGGCCGCATGGGAAAAATGATGCTCCGGAAAAAGCAGCCTGGGCCGCCGGCCGGAATCCGCGCCGGGCAGGCAAGCCAACTCATCCCGGATCAGCTTGCGCATAAAGAGCTTTTCCTTGATCCAGACCGGCATGGCGGAGA
This DNA window, taken from Desulfobacterales bacterium, encodes the following:
- a CDS encoding carbamoyltransferase, whose translation is MANILGVSAFYHDSAAALLVDGEIVAAAQEERFSRIKHDPSFPIQAVRFVLNEAGLSLGDLEAIAFYDKPYLKFERLLETYHAFAPRGLRSFLSAMPVWIKEKLFMRKLIRDELACLPGADSGRRPRLLFPEHHFSHAASAFYPSPYSEAAILTVDGVGEWATTTISHGRGREITMLRELPFPHSLGLLYSAFTYYCGFKVNSGEYKLMGLAPYGRVNSDRVAGFKQAILTSLVDLRSDGSLLLNMDYFDYATGLTMCDDRKWAELFGLSRREPESDLSQPYMDMALAIQEVTEETILSLADTARTLTNCSNLVMAGGVALNCVANGKLLRSGIFKKIWIQPAAGDAGGALGAALAAHHTWNGAERVVDDQGRDKMQGAYLGPEFSALDTRRLIRKYGASARHFEDFDDLCREVAALLAGGRIVGWFQGRMEFGPRALGNRSILGDPRHPEMQKRLNLKIKYREGFRPFAPSVLFEDVADYFELKQESPYMLLIDQVRSHRCNPMVSGLEQQGMYERLYHLRSDIPAVTHVDYSARIQTVHKETNPRYWQLISAFKKLTGYGLVVNTSFNVRGEPIVCTPQDAYRCFMRTEMDWLVIGDYLFNKEEQPEWQEREDWLNQYALD